From Diadema setosum chromosome 5, eeDiaSeto1, whole genome shotgun sequence, the proteins below share one genomic window:
- the LOC140228460 gene encoding fibronectin-like: MSALATGLVPGQLYNIFVWTLQPAKQRTVPLPPATLSICENATTVFSICIMFSPPMRGEYDSFQVLYTTDYDDWEGSGIIDDVTGNTTVIDDLSPATSYWIRVRTRSGMELSTAEEIHASTLSVELGKVEFQNVTHSSFRAWWLPITNYTGNYTAVVQPGNVTAVVSAESPSTYLFTSLPSSTVFEVQVRTTIGLNSTGSVRTGPAPVSNVQLNATGPISLAAGWDPPDIITSFNELRVVLELGGEEVLAVQTPASVTNYTFDCLQPDTEYTLRITSILLADGPFEEQETEADDQPSTETDEARDEEDPYVYATGATSLTLHWSKLELPGHGLCLVEYCRQLLDSPRCVVNGSDICSWEVEFGGLDPGQLYLLYTTINGTLTELETVRTRPLPPGSVSVTAVNSRLIQVRWTPQPNIQMVRISYYETEGAGNGDTFTTLNDGEYDIHQLDSRTEYTVELQSIGRQGGTENAPDSNVVRAVAETAERVLTDLSVRPDSITLLWNEQADPADFTDYLLEWGSNTAMIPQEADSTYAYTISDLVAGELYTFSLYLRPLVTYPAPLEVVTLRTEPNPPMNLRAQDEMLSSFRLVWDLPAEGLYRGFIVDIDPRPNLQDLPATVGADITSFTFEGLTPDTPYTAEVTTIMGLEGLMRTSDTKTFNIETDSGPGDDLYLVSIGTNEAVVGFSRSISDFDFGCPMCARQASDNRLNLTELEPGREYTLEVEFNDTAVITGELTFTTIPEEPRFLRLRRTGPYSMEWEVDTSLGGQLYDRLQVSYSPESMTTPSPFDISRCDDGLFVLEGLQPDTEYQVSVTAIAGNARSQPRTEYRFTTCPEPGRLNLVSVGTDAVTAAWGANDAAEDYMLSAQLNGVSVQSLSLPITSLTGTLTGLAPTTSYILQLSGTVGSVSNRLDSLNFTTLPSAPGAISLETFTQTRLTFSWDAAANTFDRYEIFLVASESTASQRRVGTVAPTEERMLEVGGLQPDTLYNIQIYAVAGDQRSLPSEEAFRTADEILEFEDDGSAVVVTWEEQADAVSYEVIYTTTNRDTVPMALSTVSTSVQLNNTIPGAIYSFTLVALANDDTETTVAISDYVKEWKIRI; the protein is encoded by the exons ATGAGCGCCCTCGCCACAGGGCTGGTCCCCGGCCAGCTATACAACATCTTTGTGTGGACGTTACAACCCGCAAAACAGAGAACAG TTCCCCTCCCACCCGCCACCCTATCAATCTGTGAGAACGCCACGACTGTCTTCTCCATCTGCATCATGTTCTCCCCGCCCATGAGGGGCGAGTACGACTCCTTCCAGGTGCTCTACACGACAGACTACGATGACTGGGAAGGATCCGGGATCATAGACGACGTCACGGGCAACACCACCGTCATCGACGATCTCAGTCCGGCCACGAGCTACTGGATCCGGGTCAGGACGCGGAGCGGGATGGAGCTCAGCACGGCAGAGGAAATCCATGCATCCACTT tGTCAGTGGAACTGGGCAAGGTAGAGTTCCAGAATGTGACCCATTCGTCCTTCCGAGCGTGGTGGCTGCCCATCACAAACTACACGGGCAACTACACAGCGGTCGTCCAGCCTGGCAATGTCACGGCTGTTGTGTCTGCGGAATCACCGTCAACCTACTTGTTTACAAGTTTACCATCTTCTACTGTGTTTGAGGTGCAGGTCCGGACCACCATAGGACTAAACTCAACAGGCAGTGTCAGAACAG GACCCGCACCTGTCAGCAACGTGCAGCTCAATGCTACCGGCCCCATCTCGCTTGCCGCTGGGTGGGACCCTCCCGACATCATCACCAGCTTCAACGAGCTCAGGGTGGTCCTTGAGCTTGGGGGCGAGGAGGTGTTAGCCGTCCAGACTCCGGCCAGCGTCACCAACTACACCTTTGACTGCCTGCAGCCCGACACCGAGTACACTCTGAGGATCACCTCCATCCTCTTGGCAGATGGCCCTTTCGAGGAGCAGGAAACTGAAGCAGATGATCAACCCTCAACAGAGACCG ACGAAGCGAGAGACGAAGAAGATCCGTATGTCTATGCTACGGGTGCAACTAGCCTCACTCTGCACTGGTCCAAACTTGAATTGCCCGGTCACGGTCTCTGTCTCGTTGAGTACTGCCGCCAGCTCCTGGACAGTCCCCGCTGCGTGGTCAACGGCTCGGACATCTGCAGCTGGGAGGTGGAGTTTGGAGGTTTGGATCCAGGACAGCTCTACCTCCTCTACACCACCATCAACGGCACTCTGACTGAGTTAGAGACCGTGCGCACTC GGCCTCTTCCACCGGGATCAGTGTCCGTCACTGCTGTCAACTCGCGCCTGATTCAAGTCAGGTGGACTCCGCAGCCAAACATCCAAATGGTCAGGATCTCGTACTATGAGACCGAGGGTGCTGGAAATGGGGACACCTTCACAACGCTCAACGACGGGGAGTACGACATCCACCAGCTTGACTCCAGGACGGAGTATACTGTTGAGCTGCAGAGTATTGGTCGGCAAGGGGGTACAGAGAATGCACCAGACAGCAATGTTGTTAGAGCTGTTGCCGAGACGG CGGAGCGAGTTTTGACGGATCTGTCGGTACGCCCCGACTCCATCACCCTCCTGTGGAACGAGCAGGCCGACCCAGCCGACTTCACGGACTACCTCCTTGAGTGGGGCAGCAACACAGCGATGATCCCTCAGGAGGCTGATTCCACCTACGCATACACCATCTCCGATCTCGTCGCGGGAGAGCTATACACCTTCTCCCTCTACCTCCGGCCTCTTGTGACTTACCCAGCACCACTAGAAGTGGTGACATTACGTACAG AGCCCAATCCTCCGATGAACTTGCGGGCACAGGATGAGATGCTCTCCTCCTTCCGCTTGGTGTGGGACCTGCCCGCAGAGGGCCTGTACCGCGGTTTCATTGTGGACATCGATCCACGGCCCAACCTCCAGGACCTCCCTGCCACAGTTGGCGCGGACATCACCAGCTTCACGTTCGAGGGACTGACCCCAGACACGCCATACACGGCAGAAGTGACGACCATCATGGGGTTGGAGGGATTAATGCGGACTAGCGATACAAAGACTTTTAACATCGAAACAG ATTCTGGTCCAGGAGACGATTTGTACCTTGTCAGTATTGGCACAAATGAGGCTGTCGTCGGCTTTTCTCGGTCTATTTCGGACTTTGACTTTGGTTGCCCCATGTGTGCACGCCAAGCATCCGACAATCGCCTGAACCTCACCGAACTCGAACCAGGCAGGGAATATACACTGGAAGTGGAGTTTAACGACACAGCTGTTATAACAGGAGAGCTGACGTTCACCACAa TACCCGAAGAACCGCGTTTCCTCCGCCTGAGGAGGACGGGTCCATATTCCATGGAGTGGGAGGTGGACACTTCCCTTGGCGGCCAACTCTATGACCGGCTGCAGGTCAGCTACAGCCCGGAGTCCATGACCACACCCTCGCCCTTTGACATCAGCCGATGTGATGACGGCCTGTTTGTCCTGGAGGGTCTGCAGCCTGACACAGAATACCAAGTCTCGGTGACTGCAATCGCAGGCAATGCGAGAAGTCAGCCCCGCACTGAGTACAGATTCACAA CCTGCCCTGAGCCCGGAAGGCTGAACCTCGTCAGCGTGGGAACCGATGCGGTCACGGCTGCCTGGGGCGCCAACGATGCTGCAGAGGACTACATGCTGTCAGCACAGTTGAACGGCGTCTCGGTGCAATCCCTTTCCCTTCCTATCACCTCACTGACTGGAACACTCACAGGCCTGGCCCCAACAACATCCTACATACTTCAGCTGTCAGGGACCGTTGGTTCAGTGTCCAACCGACTTGATTCTCTAAACTTTACGACAT TGCCGAGCGCTCCCGGAGCCATTTCCCTGGAAACCTTCACCCAGACCAGGCTAACTTTCAGCTGGGATGCTGCCGCCAACACTTTTGATCGTTACGAGATCTTCCTGGTGGCGAGCGAGTCCACCGCATCCCAGCGTCGCGTCGGGACTGTGGCCCCCACTGAGGAGCGCATGCTCGAGGTCGGCGGACTACAGCCCGACACCTTGTACAACATTCAGATCTATGCGGTGGCCGGTGATCAGCGCAGCTTGCCATCAGAGGAAGCCTTCAGGACCG CTGACGAGATCCTGGAATTTGAAGACGATGGGTCTGCAGTGGTAGTAACGTGGGAGGAACAGGCTGATGCTGTGTCCTATGAAGTCATCTACACCACCACCAACCGAGACACCGTGCCCATGGCACTATCCACCGTGTCTACCTCTGTGCAGCTAAACAACACAATACCTGGTGCCATCTACAGTTTCACGCTAGTTGCTCTTGCTAACGATGACACTGAGACGACAGTTGCCATATCTGACTACGTCAAag AATGGAAAATTAGAATATAG